The DNA sequence AATTCACAATCACTACTACTAGAAAAAAGATCCATTTGAGTAGGTTTTCCACTATCAGATATGGTTATTATGAGCCAACGCAAAGATCAGATTTTTACACAATTTAGCGTTCATACCAACTCTTTTGAGTGTTAGTGGACTTTTTATATTCTCAACattgttatttaatattttaaagagtctaataatatataaattaatgtgACATTCTATTTTGGGAAAGAtatgttattataaattaaaaaaaaaattcatttacaTCAATAGAGAAGATGGTAGGAGAGATTTCTTCAAACCACATACAATTATTATTCGACATGAGAGCATGTTTAGCCAAGCTATCAACAGCTTAGTTAGCATCTTGCCTAATATGAAATACACAAGCAAATGATTCTTAATGTCTATCACTAGATCACTAAAGGAAGAAATAGTGATTGATTGTCCTTTAATAGAATTGAGCAAAACTAGAGAATCAGATTCAATAAAATTCATATATAGGGAGATTATGATGAGAGACCCGCAATCTAATCCAGAAAGTAAAGCTTTCGCTTCCATTTCCTGTGGTCGGTATCTGCCAATTAGAGTCTTAGAAAGAGCTGCAACAACTTGACCCGTAGAGTTCTTAATGATAACTCACACTCCAACTTTGTTTTGAGAAACATCACAAGCTGCATCAACATTCATATTAAATTTGTTCAAAGGAGGAGGCTGCCATTGTAAACCTTCAACCGCACCAAAAAGAGTTGAAAAAGAAGCATTCTGGGCAACAGAATGTTGATGGAAATTGCAGAAGTAGGCTGCAAATTTTGCCCAAATTTGTGATGAATGTAGTGTTGGTTTGTTGAGATAGAATTGTTCTTGTCATTCCATATAAACCACATTGTACAAAGAATTTGCTCCAACTCTGATTTAGTTTTAGTCGAGGACAAAAACATGAGATAATCACCAATTTACAGACGAAAAGCTGCTTAATTAATAGAAAttcttactatttttcaaactaCTTTTCCTCCATAATTCAAAATGTATTACATATTTTAGctaatttaaaaagaaataagaaaagaaaaagcccCCGAAAAATTTgaattatgatatatttttcaattaaatgcTTTGAGTAATGTAATAATAtacattataataattaaactcttaaaatatatttttttgtactaaagttttctaatttttctaaagATAGAATTTGTAATTTTCTATACGTACTGTGATAgtataaactaaaaatttcttaaaaactATAACCTACATAAATTTGaaggaaaaaattacaaaaatatatatacataattttttttttttaatttttatgctttaaatttttttatttataaaaatacatatttcaataaaaataacaaatagttttctaaatattttatactttatttatagttatcgtgaagttttttttttaattattttttattttttattagacattgtatttttataattttaaaattttaaaaatatatttttataaataaaaatttcaattcataaaattataaataaaatataattttttttaataaaaaattcctAAAAGTTTTAACATTTGGTCAAAATCCATTATAACTTTAAAGATAAATGACTAAATAAGTACAATCATGCTAAAAAATCACAATTACAATTAAGACAATAAAGTAATTTTCGAAGACAAGTAGTGTCGGTGGAGTTAAATTGGTTTATAGCTAGCAGTACTGCGCCCCTTCCCTAAAGCAacaaatatcaataatatttaatataaatattggatagttatatatattttgtatttgagAATAAAAACAGCTGGACTGGAACAAATAACAATTGTAAACAAAACACCAATATCTTACCTGcgttgaaaaagaataaaataaatctgTCAAatcaatataatttatatataatttacattatCCTGACATGCAATATGTAATTATTAATGTGTTGTGTTAGATTTTGCTTGTAGAACAAATAATCCCCCAAGAAAAAGACAAAATGTTCATTGTTCCATATACAccttaatttataaaattgtaatgAAAAATAGTAATTGaagtaaattataataaatgtctataaatatattaatccaTTGTCAACCATGTGATTGAGATGAACCGTATATTAGGCCAATTATAGACATTCAATATTAGAGTACTACGCTAgcttttatattatttaccaATTAGAAATATTTGatcaaaattattataataaattatatgaaatttaatatttaatttttttatttttttttgacaaaaaatttaatatttaatttagttaGTGCTAAACCTAAAACTTTTagtaaattatatgaaatttaatatttaatttagttaGTGCTAAACCTAAAACTTTTAGTGGAGgtgattatttttttcttataaaaatatcaatgaaaaatataaattttatgagaataaaaataaaaataaaaaatgtgtagaaaaaaaattaaaaaatgtaaaccttaaaatatatattatttttatgagattagaatataaaataattaaaaatttatacataaatataaaaaaattgaggGAGCGAATGATCTCACATGCCTTTTTTCTCTCCAAACCTTTTAATAAGGTtctaatggttacatttttattgtaaccatcatggttacattttttttagtcATTGGATCagtattaaatggttgtgattaatttggaaattaaataaaaaaaaaaataaaaatgacctgtaacctgatattaacctgttaatttatttcattttaaaactttaattaaaattaattatattttaaaattaaattaagtataattattaattaatttgttgcaatttattattaaataaggatcttttagcaatttattttcttacacttaaattattttaatttttacaacaaaactcttaataatttaaaattatacacatataatttcataattaaaattttattatacttataatattttaatttaaaatgattacattttttttttgaaaacataaAATGATTACAGTTTATTGTATAGAGATGTCAACATTGTACATCATCAATATTGTACTTCTTTTCACATTATGTTCAACGTTCCTTACTCTTTCATTCCCTCAATCTTGCTCCCTCCATCTTCTCCGATCTCACTCCctctatctctttctctctctctctgccatTTTGGCTTTTTTCAACTCAATCAGCTCTACcctagaatttttttcaaacttagatCAGAGATTGGAGATCGAAGATTGGAGAGGACGAATTCCGTTTCACTCATTCGCTGCTGGATAAAACAATTGCTTCGCTCAAATCAGGTACTTAACTTAGGGTTTTGTAtggttattttgagttttatcaAGTCATTCTCTCTATTTTGAATAGCGTTCTACATTGACATTCTATAGGGATTTGATTTAGCTATTATCCGATTCTTTAATTACAGTTAGGTAAGTCGTAACTAGTTTATAATGTTTAGTTCTGACATTTAGAAATTGTGTATATTGTTACCATTTGAAACGTTATAATATGATATCTGTTAGCAAAATTTGCCCTCTTTGCCCTCTCAGCCCATTTCTAATTTTCCCTCCATCGCCTTCTCAATGTTCAGTCACAACGAAAATTCAGGTGTTGTCTTGTAATCCATTATTGGTGAGTTATGTGTTTTCTCGATTTGATTTTCACAATCACCacttattatctttttttttttttaaatgtgtttGCTTTGCATTGAGTTGTTTGTAATGGGACTAAGTGAGATTACAAAGTGGACAGAAAAGGTGGACAGAATTTGTGTGCCCATTAAGTGTTTGTTTTAATTCCTTAATGAAATGCATGAGAAATGCAACTAGTGGAAGAAACAAACCATACCAATATTATTTAGTTCCCGAAAGTGTTGTTGTGCTTATTTATGTctggattttaattaattgtcatagaaataaaaattatgaacTTGATTTTTCCATGTGTGACTACTagtttattagatttttttctttatttctttcattaaattaatctcaacctTTTACCTCATTGGCCTCTGTTGGCTCAAGCTCCAAACAATCTTTGGTTTGTATATCATGATGTTTATGATCTTATTGTTAAATTTTCGTTTGTtggtttgtttttgtgttggGATATATCATGATGTTTATAATCCCATAACAATATGTAAGAATTGCAATTCATTCATTTGTATTTGGTGACAGGAAACAAGTGATGCGAAAATTGCTGAACGCAAGCTGCAAGAGAATGTTAGAAAGTTGCAGGTACTTCTTTCTAATCTCTGCTAATCAAATTTACATGATTGTGAAAAATGGTGGACTACATCTCGTCATAAACCAATTATTTCTAACATCGACCTTGTAAAGTAAACCCCTACAGATGTTAGATTATGAACTTATATACTTTTGAATATCATAAATCATAATCAAATCAACTTACTGTGTGATGAATTGGTTGTCAGGATATAAACCAGAAAACTACAGACATGCAAGATACAGCTAAGTCCTTCTCATCTTTGGCCAAACAAATGCTACAAACTGAACAAGGCAGACGAAGCTCGTAGTCCCCATTTGAGTCCAACTCATCATGAGTCGAAATACATTTCAGTTGgcttttgtttgtttatttatttcaaatacTCCGATTCTTTGGCATATAACATTTTTCATGTAAATGTCAAAAAGGGTGTGTGGGTGTGCTACAAACAATTTGAAAGAACAACATGTGTTAAATCAAGTATACGACAGTAGTTTCTTTCATAAGTTAATGGTAAGTCCAGTATTTTTCTATTAGAAACTGTAAAGAGCAAATATAGAGAAGGAAACGGTCATAAGGAAAGAATAGCCGATTCTAAATCCATTGACTGCTCGCTAAAACTAGCCTCGCATACCAAACTCGACCCAAGTGAGGAAAATGATAACTTAAAATATTGCAAATCCAATCAACTCTTAAAGGTCTATATTTTTCTCGGTAGAATCAGCCAAAAGAGAGGATATCTGCTCTTTCATTACATCTCTGTTACTCTCAGTGAGTGTAAAGATTGTTGCACCAGGATGATTCTTCAATCTAGCAACTGCAGAAATTCAATCTCACTATCATTAGCAAAATCATTGCACATGGCAAAGAATAAAAGCATACAATTATATATCACTAGAAAGAGCTTTTAACTTTCAGCACCAAAACTCATTTGCATTCGTAGTCATGGCTAGATAATAACCAGATTCGTTTATTATAGTATACCTCCAGGTATATCACGTccaaattttggaattagaacaGAAGCTAAGATTGGTATATTTGATTCCAGAACTTTAAGAACATCAGGGAAAAAAGATGAACTGTACAACTCCATCTTTCCAACTTCATCAATGATAAAGAGATCAGTATCTTCTTTCACCTGAGAGAGTAGTAAGAAGCACATTTTTACCTCTTTAAAAAACATTTGAAATTCTAAAAAGACAAAGGTACATACTTTGCATTGCAGACAATGAGTAATATACTATTGAACTAACCAATTGACGAAGAATTCAAAATGGCTAATGGATTTTCCAAAACATGATAAATAAGTCATGACCCTTCCACAAAACCTCTGCCTACTCATGAGTAAATTATACCTAGAAAAACAACCATTACACTATATCTGAAGTTGTGTATTTGGAGTTGAGCCACTGTCAACTGCTAAGGACTCAAATTCGATAAGACTTTTTCAAGACATGAGAAATGAGTTGAATTTCCTACTCTGAGTAAGTAAATTATATCTTATCAAACCAACAATTATTGCATGAGAAATGAGTTGAATTTCCTACTCTGAGTAAGTAAATAGTATTGTTTTTTCtctctataaaaatatatacataaacttACTTTAACAAGCACCTTATTTTTTCATGAATGATATTATGTGTTTCCTTCTAGAAATTTTATGGTTTACATTGTTAATTTCCCATGGGAAGAGTTATAATagtgaaagaattattttggtcATTTCAGATTGGTAAAAGTCTCGTTGTGGCCTCCTTACTCATATATACTTGcttctttttgtttttagtAGAAGAATATCTAAATTATCCTATTGTTTGGTGAGTCTCTAACCTTAATTGACTTATTGCACCTGgtcatttaaaatattttaatctaaGTGTGTAAAATTGATATCTAAGGTTCTAATCTTGGTTTCATCCCAATTCCCGAACCCCCTCACAAAAAGATTCATATGAACATACTCTGGGGTAAGCAAACACAAATAGAAAACGAGAATGGTAATTGATAAAACACGTTGTAAGATCCATTAGACCTTAAAACAATATTAGTTTAGTACCTATAACTGGTTTCCAAACACTGAAAGTTATGCTTCCTCCTGTGTAGTGACAATGATAACTATATTGCTATAATGAACCCCATCACCGATTTGAGTAGTAGTAATTGCATAGAGAAGGAGAGACAAGCTCTTCTCGACTTGAAGAAAGGCTTTCTCGATGATGACAATCTTCTATCCTCGTGGACAAGTAATAGCCCAAATTGTTGTGCATGGAGAGGTATCAGCTGTCATAACTTAACTCATCATATTATCACTCTTGATCTTCATTATCTGGGTGGTGAAATTGGTCCTTCTTTGCTTGAATTACAACATTTGAGGTACCTCGATTTTAGTAATAATGACTTTACTAGAATTCCTGAGTTTATCGGTTCTTTAAGTAGACTCAcatatctcaactttgaattcAATTATATGATCACGTTCATTCCTTTTTCTCAGCTTGGGAACCTCACAAGGTTGCAATTTCTTAAACTAAATGGTGCTTCTGGTATCAACATCACTACTAATCTTATTAGTACTAATCTTGAATGTCTCTCTCATCTTTTTTCTCTTAGAATCTTAAGTTTGAGTTACATCAATATAACAAATTCGAAATCCACAGATTGGATTCATGGCACACTATTATTTACaatcataattatatatcaATCATTCCTGTACATCTAACGTAGTGTCTGTTATTTTTTAGCCGCACACAATTGTTCCATCAGTTAACGAAACCAAGATTTGACAAAAATAATATGCTCTAAGAATCTTGCCCAATCGAAGAAATAAAGGGGAAAAAGAGAGAACTTTATCGAACTAGCTCATCAAAATTCACAACCAACTAAAAGATATCAAACAGAAGATTAAAAAGCTAAGCTAAAAATTTTATCGTAACCATCAATATCATCATTACTAATTTTCAATCCAAACAGAGGAATTGAAATAATATGCATATAGCTCAAAAAGAATCCACCTAAAAACACAACAGAGGCCAAGATTGAGGAGCTTACCTATGTGTGTTGGCAACGAATAATCAAAATAGGAAAAACCTTCACAGCACCGTCAAGAAGATGATTGATTACGTTGGGTCCAGAGTCGAATTTCTTTAGCCTCCAGCCATGGCCATCGACCCCAAAAGTGTGGAATCAGACAGGGTTGTGATACTCGACTACGGTTCCCAGTATACCCATCTCATCACTCGCCGTATCCGATTTCTCGAT is a window from the Cannabis sativa cultivar Pink pepper isolate KNU-18-1 chromosome 1, ASM2916894v1, whole genome shotgun sequence genome containing:
- the LOC133034699 gene encoding uncharacterized protein LOC133034699, which produces MFFKEVKMCFLLLSQVKEDTDLFIIDEVGKMELYSSSFFPDVLKVLESNIPILASVLIPKFGRDIPGVARLKNHPGATIFTLTESNRDVMKEQISSLLADSTEKNIDL